Part of the Kitasatospora cineracea genome is shown below.
ACCTGGTCGACTGGGAGCAGCTGGTGCGCCCCGGCGACCTGGCGGCGATCGGCGCGCCGATCGACCAACTCGGCCTGAACTACTACTCCCCGGCGGTGGTCTCCGGCAGCGGCGCCTCCCGCGACAACTGCCACGGCAGCAGCGAGCACTCGCCGTGGCCCGGTTCGGAGCACGTGGCCTTCCACCAGCCGCCCGGCGAGCTGACCGCGATGAACTGGAGCATCGACCCGACCGGCCTGCGCGACCTCCTCGACCGGATCCACCTGGAGCGCCCCGGCCTGCCCGTGATCATCACCGAGAACGGCATGGCCTGCGAGGACTACGTCACCCCCGAGGGCGAGGTGAACGACCGGGACCGGATCGCCTTCGTCCACCAGCACCTGACCGCGGTGCACCGGGCGATCGAGGCGGGCGTACCGGTGGCGGGCTACTTCCTGTGGTCGCTGCTGGACAACTTCGAGTGGGCGTACGGCTACGCGAAGCGCTTCGGCATGGTGCACGTCGACTTCCCCACCCAGCGGCGCACCCCGAAGAACAGCGCGCACTGGTACGGCCGGGCCTGCCGCACCGGCGCCGTCCCGCGCTCGCTGTCCTGACCGTGCCCCGCCCCGCCCGTCCCGCGGCCGTCCGGCCGCACCGACCACCCACGCGCCAGTGGCGCCCGAGGACCCCGAAGGGAGCATCGGCATGCGGACGCTACTGCGCCGCCTCGGCTTCTACCTGCTGGCCGGCTTCGCCGCGGTGACCCTGAACTTCTTCCTGGCCAGGCTGCTGCCCGGCAGCGCCCTGCAGAACGCGCTCGCCAAGCTGCGCGGCGCCAACCTCGACCCGGACGCGATCCGGGCGCTGGAGGCGCAGTACGGCACCGGCTCCGACCACAGCCTGCTGAGCCAGTACCTGACCTACCTGTCCGGCCTGCTCCACGGGGACCTGGGCCTGTCCACCTCGCAGTCCGCGCCGGTGTCCTCGATCCTGGGCAGCACCCTGCCGTGGACGCTGGGCCTGGTCGGCACGGCGACCGCGCTGGCCTTCGTGGTCGGCACGCTGGCCGGGATCGTCGTCGGCTGGAAGCGCAACGGGCTGCTGGACGGCCTGCTGCCCGCCGTGACCTTCTTCCAGTCGGTGCCGTACTTCATCCTGGCCTTCCTGGTGATGATGACGCTCGGCTACTTCGGCGGCTTCTTCCCCTACCAGAACGGCTACGACATCGGCCGGCACGCCCACCTGACGCCGGGCTGGAACGGCCCGTTCGTCACCAGCGTGATCGAGCACGGCACGCTGCCCGCGCTGACCGTGGTGCTGGCCTCGCTGGCCGGCTGGATGATCGGCATGCGCAACATGATGATCACCACGATGGACGAGGACTACGTCCTGGTCGCCGCCGCGAAGGGGCTCCCGCAGTGGCGGGTGGCCGCGGTGGCGGCGCGCAACGCGATCCTGCCGACCATCTCCAACTTCGCCCTGTCGATCAGCCTGGTGGTGACCGGCTCACTGGTCACCGAGATCGTCTTCACCTACCCCGGCGTCGGCTGGCAGATCTACCAGGCCATCCTCACCGGCGACTACCCGCTGCTCCAGGGGATCCTGCTGGTCGTCGTCCTCACCGTGCTGGCCGTGAACCTGGTCGCGGACCTCGCCTACGTCGCCCTCGACCCCCGTGCCCGCAAGGAGGCCTGAGCGATGCGCGTGCTCCGCTCCCCGAAAGTGCTCGCCGGCTCGGTCCTGCTGCTGCTGCTCCTGCTGCTGGCCGTGGTCGGACCGCTGATCGCGCCGCACTCCGCCGACTGGCAGGCCGACCGCACCAGCGGCCTGCCGCTCGCCCCCTCGGGCCGGTTCTGGCTCGGCACCGACCAGCAGCAGCACGACCTGTTCTCGCGGCTGCTGACCGGCGGCCGCGACACCCTGCTGATCTCCTTCCTCGCCGGGCTGTTCGCCTGCGTGCTGTCCGTCGTGGTCGGCGTCACCGCCGGGTTCGTCGGCGGCCTGGTGGACGACCTGCTCTCCGCCCTGGCCAACATCTTCCTGGCGCTGCCCGGCCTGCTGATCCTGATGGTGATCATGAAGCCGCTACCGCCCTCGGAGACCAGCGACCCGCTGCTGATCGGCTCGGTGATCGCCCTCACCGCCTGGGCCTGGGGCGCCCGCGTGCTGCGGGCGCAGACCCTGGCGCTGCGCGCCGCCGACTACGTCGAGTCGGCCCGGGTGATCGGCGAACGCACCTGGCGGATCATCCTGTTCGAGGTGGTGCCGAACCTGCTGCCGATCCTGGCCTCGGCGTTCATCTTCACCGTCATCTACGGCATCGGCACCTACACCGCGCTGGCCTGGCTGGGCGTGATCAGCCCCGCCTCGGTGACCTGGGGCACCGTGCTCAACGAGGCCCAGGCATCCGGCGCCGCCGTCAACGGCTACTGGTGGTGGTACCTGCCGCCCGCACTGGCCGTCGCGCTGGTCGGCATCGCCCTGGCCCTGGTCAACTTCGGGATCGACGAGGTGATCAACCCCCGGCTCACCTCGGCCCGCACCGGCCGGGCCCGCGGGGTGGTCTTCCGCCTCGGCCTCACCCCCGTGCTGAAGTCCGCCGCGCCGCAAGCCGCTCCGCCGAACCCCGCCCCGCTGAAGGAGGCGCAGCCGTGACCGGCGAACCCGTCCTCGAAGTCCGCGACCTGTGCGTCGACTACGGCGTCGGCCGGGGCGGCGTGCGCGCCGTCACCGACGCCACCCTGACCCTGCACCGCGGCGAGGTCCTCGGCCTGGCCGGCGAGTCCGGCTCCGGGAAGTCCACCCTGGCGT
Proteins encoded:
- a CDS encoding ABC transporter permease; this encodes MRTLLRRLGFYLLAGFAAVTLNFFLARLLPGSALQNALAKLRGANLDPDAIRALEAQYGTGSDHSLLSQYLTYLSGLLHGDLGLSTSQSAPVSSILGSTLPWTLGLVGTATALAFVVGTLAGIVVGWKRNGLLDGLLPAVTFFQSVPYFILAFLVMMTLGYFGGFFPYQNGYDIGRHAHLTPGWNGPFVTSVIEHGTLPALTVVLASLAGWMIGMRNMMITTMDEDYVLVAAAKGLPQWRVAAVAARNAILPTISNFALSISLVVTGSLVTEIVFTYPGVGWQIYQAILTGDYPLLQGILLVVVLTVLAVNLVADLAYVALDPRARKEA
- a CDS encoding ABC transporter permease — translated: MRVLRSPKVLAGSVLLLLLLLLAVVGPLIAPHSADWQADRTSGLPLAPSGRFWLGTDQQQHDLFSRLLTGGRDTLLISFLAGLFACVLSVVVGVTAGFVGGLVDDLLSALANIFLALPGLLILMVIMKPLPPSETSDPLLIGSVIALTAWAWGARVLRAQTLALRAADYVESARVIGERTWRIILFEVVPNLLPILASAFIFTVIYGIGTYTALAWLGVISPASVTWGTVLNEAQASGAAVNGYWWWYLPPALAVALVGIALALVNFGIDEVINPRLTSARTGRARGVVFRLGLTPVLKSAAPQAAPPNPAPLKEAQP